atttattttgctgagtaatattccattgtgtagatgtaccacaatttctatatccattcctcaattgagggatctgggttgtttccagcttctggctattacaaataaagctgctacaaacatggttgatcaaatgtccttgttgtatatttaagtatcttttggatatttggaaatcatgacatttggatatatggaaatcatgaaatttgtaaacaaatggtaggaactagaaaagatcatcctaagtgagatatcacagaagcagaaagacacaaagggtatatacccactcataagtggatattagatatataatataggataaacatactaaaatctaaagaaactaatcaaaaaagagtACTCTGactaagttgctcaatccccattcagaaaggcaaagaggatggacatcagaagagggagaaaacagagaacaggacaggagcctaccactgagaacctctgaaaggctctgccctgcagactatcaaagaagatgctgagacttatggccaaactttgggcagaatgcagggaatcttatgaaagaagtgggaaatagtaagatctgttgaggacagaagccccacaaggagagcaacagaaccaaaaaatctgagcacaggggtatttcatgagactgatacttcaaccaagtaccatgcatggagataacctagaacccctgcacagatgtagcccatggcagttcagtgtccaagtgggttccacagtaatgggaacagggactgtctctgacatgaactgattggcctgctctttgatcacctccccctgggggtggggggaagaagccttatcaggccatagaggaagataatgcagccactcctgatgagacctgataaactagtatcagaaggaaggggaggaggacctcccctatcagtggacttggggagggacatgggtgggaaagaggggagggtaaggttgggaagggaggagggagggagctatggaggggtacaaagtgaataaactgtaattaataaaaatttaaaaaataataataataaagatttattttgattttcaatttTTCTGCACAGAGAATCTGACGGTGACTACTCCCCCTGGACACGTGGAGGCTAGAGTAGGCGGCCAGGCTGAGCTCAGCTGCCAGGTGACCCCACCACCAAGTGTGGAGGATATGGAGGTGCGCTGGTTCAGGGATGACGAATCCAAACTCGTTTATCAATACAGAGGTGGCCGTGGAGAGAATGGAGAGGCTGCACCTGAATACGGGAATCGTGTAGAGTTTGTGAAAGAGGCCATCGGGAAGGGGAAAGTGGCCCTCAGAATCCATAATATCAGCATTTCGGATGATGGGCCTTACCAGTGCTCATTTAATGACGATGGCTTCAGTGACGTGGCCTTCATGAAACTCCATGTGGCAGGTAACTTGTCTGTGGAACATAGTATGCCAGGGTCCTTGTGCCAATAATCTGAAGTACGTGGACATCATCTTGGTGGTTTGTTATGGattgtttatattttacattttttttttcttttctgttttttttttttttttttttttttggtaaatttcatgatgaattttttttttcttaaattttactttatatcccaagggcaccccctccctcctctcttcccagttccctgccctattctcctccttcctctttcttctctctttcttttttccccagaaaaggggagccattTTTAAATATCCAAATAATAAGTAAAAGTCACACATATTCCTCAAAAATGCACCATGCAGACAATAGACATCACAGAGCAAACAATTAGTCTAGCTTGAAAATCAACCATGGAAGTCAATTCATGTGTGTTATTAGATGAAATCCTGTCAATCCAACTTCAGCATAATCGCTATGTCTTTATCTCCATGTCATTTCCACCAGCATTTGGATTAAAGATGCAAATCCATGTTCAGAGTTCTGGTCATGATGGTGTCATTGTGGAGTGTTCTTCAGAAGGGTGGTTCCCACGGCCCCAAATGGAGTGGAAAGACAGCACAGGGAATGTAGTTCCGTATTCTTCAATATCCTACTCACAGGATGGAGATGGATTTTTCTATGTGAAGATGACTCTTCTCCTCAAAAACCAGCCACAGGAGAATATCACATGCTGTGTTCTTAACCCTCTAACGGGTGAAGATAAGCAAATAAATCTCCTCATAGCAAGTGAGTGCCCAGCCAAGAGGGTTTAACTGTTATTTTGAAGCACAAGAGCAAACCAATGGATTAGTTAGTGTTAAGGACTTTCTGTATTGTAGTACATCTTTTGACTGTGGCTCTTTAGTATTGATATGCATAGGGTATTAGAAAAAAGCTGAACAGTAGGAATTTATAATTAAGCATATTTTAGAGCTTTAGAGACATTTAATGTTACTTCACTAGACCTAATAATGTTTATGTATAAGGTTAAAAAGATGCTAGTTCAGTAACATGAAAGATGATATCTATCGTTGTCAGCTGGTTTCTCATTTTAGAAAGACATATAACCATATTCCAAAATGAATCATACTATTATGACACATTGATTACTGCCACATGACATTCAGTGCTAGAACtagcatttttaaatttctgtaaatTCAATGCATAGAAAATGATATGACAGTGAGATACATAATCAAAAAAGAGATATGTCAgtaaaaacagcagcaaaaaaTACGTTTATGTGAAAGGGAAATTGTGTTATTATCTGTTCATTTCTTACTCCCAGAAGACAtgatggatgaataaataaaaacagaaaaggattGTCTTATATTTAACAAAGCTACCCATAGCTAACACCTATATACAAAAAGTAAGTTTCACATATTAACAGGCTGTATGTGAAAAGAGGAAGGTTTATACCTTTAGACCCTAGTACATGTACTGTTTTTCTACAGAAACTagaggttaaaaaaagaaaaactacactACTTTGTAGGATTAGGAaaatgactggaaaaaaaataactgttgCTTCAACTAAATAGGGCTCTATGGAAATGGTTTCTGTGATATAAGAAAAGTTCACAAGAATGAATAGAAATTAGAAGTTGGGGACGATGGCACTtgaaagactgaggcaggaggacagagtttAGTTCAGCTTGAGCTACAAAATAAGAAATGCCTCGAATAGAAAGTGAACGAGATACTACAAATACTTTTAAAGCAGAAATAAAGGGATAGACTGATGTGCTAAAGATGTGGTGGAAGGAAAACATTGAAAGAGAACAAATAATTCTAAGTTCATAGGACTGGATCATGAAAGATAGATTATCAGCCAAAataggagacttttttttttaatttctaagttttttattttttttatttgaatttattcattttgtatcccaactgtagtcctctccttcatcccctcccaactccaccctctctcttctcttcccatgtccctcctctcaTCTTCTgttagtggaggtcctcctccccttccatctgaccctagtctatcaggtctcatcaaggctggctatattgttttcctctgtggcctggtaaggctgcacccccctcagggggaggtgatcaaagagcaggccattgagttcatgtcagagacagcccctgttcccattactagggaacccacttggacactgaacggccatgggatacatctgtgcaggggttctaggttatctccatggatggtccttggttggagaatcagtctcagaaaagatccctgtgcccatatttttttttctctcttcttgtggaactcctgtaccctccaggtctttctatctcccccttcttttttaagattccctgcactctgtccacagtttggctacgagtctctacctttgctttgataccctacaaggtagagtctttcagaggccctctgtggtaggctcctgtcctgtaccctgtttcctccctcttctgatgtccatactgtTTGCTTTGAATGAgcattgatcctcttacccagggtcctccttcttgattagcttctttaggtgtacagattttagtatgattgtagAGGAGACATTTTGGAAATGttagaaataaatgttaaaaataaattgagtGAGTATCTTGAGTGAAAACATTGCCCTGTGAACTCACAGCACCTTGGACTGCATGTGCAAGACAAGCATGAGCCCAAGCCACACAAAACCCTGTAGAGGGAGAGGCTGAGACACCTACCGGAGGAACTATTGGCAATGGACAGTGCTGAGAGGGGGGAGTCAGCACTGTGAAGGTTACTCTTGATAGGCCAGCCATGCTCAGGTGGACAGCCACATGTCCAGGAGTACACAGGCAGCAAAAATTCGATTCTCAgggcttattttaaaaatgtggggAGGGGCACAAAGTTGAGTTGGGAAGGGAGGGGTTTTGATCTGGGAGAAGTTCAGGAGGAAATTCTATCTCCAAGATGAACTTAATGCTCAGACTGTTTTTGTAGTTGCCACAAAATTGGGTCTAGCGGTGTGCAGTCCTGAGGCAGATGCAGGAAGTGAGTGAGATAGGATAGAAGgaatg
This genomic window from Meriones unguiculatus strain TT.TT164.6M chromosome 12, Bangor_MerUng_6.1, whole genome shotgun sequence contains:
- the LOC110542603 gene encoding selection and upkeep of intraepithelial T-cells protein 7-like, with the protein product MKPTYSYFSGYHACLIFLQAITLTLENLTVTTPPGHVEARVGGQAELSCQVTPPPSVEDMEVRWFRDDESKLVYQYRGGRGENGEAAPEYGNRVEFVKEAIGKGKVALRIHNISISDDGPYQCSFNDDGFSDVAFMKLHVAAFGLKMQIHVQSSGHDGVIVECSSEGWFPRPQMEWKDSTGNVVPYSSISYSQDGDGFFYVKMTLLLKNQPQENITCCVLNPLTGEDKQINLLIASECPAKRV